AGCTTGACGAGGTGGAATTGTGATGTGTTCACTTCATTTGAAGCAGAACTCGTTGGCTTCAACTCGTTCAAACCACAAGTGGCTTAGACAGTTGGGATACCTCATTTGACGCAGAACTTGTATGGATTCAACTCGTTCAATGGAGTTGCAACCTGTCAGGTGCTTGTGTGGTTGATGGGTTTAGGTATGGGGTAGGTCGTGGTGGAGCTTTGGATTGTGAAGTTCCGAATGCTTAGTAGGCCAAAGTGGGAAAAGTgtcagtggaatgaattattgaaATGAGCTAGAGGATGTCTGAGCTGGATGAAACTTTTGTTGGCTGTATGTAGTCCAAGATTCTCTTGAATGGTTGGGGACCTCTTCCTTTTATAGTTCCCTGGGATACCAATTCCTTCAACGGTGTCTTGCACTATGCTTCCACCAAAGTGTCAAACTATCTCTTGTGGCAGCTCTTTCCCCTTGCTTGTGCTAGTGTCTAACCTAGTGTCTAACTCATTGATCGAGCTCTTTCCCCTTGCTTGTGCTTCCCGTTGACTCTTAGACCTGACGCATGTTGACCATATATCGATTTCCAGGGTCAGTGATTTTACCCATGTTAAACTCATTAAAACTGTAATCGTGATTTGGATGAGAGTGCGGAATAAGGAAACACGGATGATCACAATGAATTTATGAGAATGGTACGAACTAAATAGAACCGTAACAAAAAAGAGTATCAAATGTGCACGccaatttctaatttattttactcGTTAATCTCGTTTGTAATCTTTCTTCTCTGATTTGTGCTGCAGACTGTGCGGAGCAAATGCTTCACAAAGTGCATCACGAAGCCCGGATCAAGCTTGAGTGGAAGCGAGAGCAGTTGCATCGCCCGTTGTATGGAGCGCTACATCGAGGCAACTGGAATCATCAGTCGAGCTCTCTTCAACGCGAACCGTTAGCTTTCAAAGCTTCTAGGACCTCTCTAAACACGAGGCGCCTGCAAGAAGATCAATCACTTTTTTCTGTGTCAGAAACGCAACATTTATCTAGCAAGAAGTCGAACACAAATTTTGAAACCGTCAATGtggtaatttattatttaatggaTCATGCAAGTTCCTTAATTGATCGTATGATGTGCTACTTCTGTATGACGTGATATTCTTCTTCATACCTCGTCGCCATTTCAGCCTTATAACCATCATGATTCTCAAAGTTTTTAGAATCAACTGTATATACAGGCAGATATAATTAAATAGATTAAACAAGAGTATAAAAGCACACGATATCATATACTGGAATTATGTATTGCCACTGCAAATTATGCACACAAACCACAACCCAGGCATCCAATTAAACTGCtacaattatgaaaaaaaaattgcaaacAAAACCACACAGGTTACCCCACAACTTAAGGCATCACCACGATAAATATGTTTAGCCATCACACATTAATTTAAGGAAGGTAGCAGAATTTTGAGATAggagtatatatatatagttatgcATATATACTGCGCAGTGCATACTTGGATACATTAATTATTGCATGCAGACTTCTTAAATAGGTAGAGCCATTAAGGAACCCAGCAGCCCAGCATgaacctctcctcctcaacttgattCCTCACCATGGCAGATTCAGGAGGAACGAACTGGTGATatctgttattattatttttacccagaagaaagaaagaaaaaaagaagaagaagaagaagagagagagagatagatcAGATTTCgatgaattaaattaaaagtttCTTTTCATTTCTGAAAATTAGCAATACCCTATATGCAGTGTAGGCTCGCAGTCCATATTGGGATGAGATTGCAGTGGGTGAAGTGAGAAGGAATTGCCATCCACTGTTGCTCCATCAGAAGTAGCAGCCCAGGAGGGTCCCTGAAAAGCCCTGTAGGTGGCACCTTCTGCCTCAAGCTGAAATCGAGAACCAACAAGATTATTTAAAATGTCCTCAGCAATTTATTCAAACTAATTATATATGACGTCGTTGATTATAAGCCAACCTGCTCTTTCAACTGCTTGTTGATTTCTCCAAGACGACGCTCCTGCATTAGTTCATGCAACCATAATACTTGTAAGTTGATATAAAACACTTAATTTGAACCTGATATATGCTAGCTGAATCCAACAATCCGAATTTGGATTTCTTTTTGATGTCTTTGTGTTCTCAGGTTAAAAAAATCTAGTGTTCTAACAATCTTACCTGTTTAAGATATTGCACTTGTGGCTTCGATATAATTAAACTGTCAGTTTTGATCACttgaagttgaaaaaaaaaattagcttaaAGTTGCTTACTTTCTTACGAAGTTCTTCCATCTGGTCCAGCATCAGCTGAGTCTGCACTCATGACAAAATAAACACAGATATAAGATAAAACATAAAAGTACAACCTTTTGATCAGTAGCTTGACATTTTaatatacaatcaacataacAAGGTAGCTAAAAGAGTACTGACACCAAAAAATAATAGTTATTAATAAAAAGCAGCTAAAAGAAATATTCCCAAGTTGGTTTGATTTAGTTCATGCGTTAGGCTCGAAAAGTTCTTATGGAATTAGGAgtgtaataataataaagaaaaaaactACAAACTTGCAGGTTTTTCATATAATGAATGTATAAACTTTTGAGTTTAGCATAGTTTAGATTATCAATCAGCCCAGTATGTATTGACTTGTTTCTTCCTTCACGTTAGCTTTTGTCCCAACTAAACCCTAATATATCTTTCGTAGAAACAAATAACTAAATGTGTTACCCTAACTTGGAGATGATGTTGATTATCTAGTTGGAATATACTTGAAATTAGACATGTTAAAAGAATTACTGCATATATATGTTAAAAGTTGGCGGCGATACAATGACACTACCAACAAGAACAAAGCTTCTAGGTTGAGTGATTTTCTTTTGGAACCAAAAAGTTGAAAAGCAGCTATAAGTTCAAGGAAAGTTGTAAGAAAACAATTAGAAAAACAAATGATGAGGATAAGAAAATCCCAATCCTATTTATCTAATTACACATTTGAGAATGATTCAATATCAGATGTAGGTACGAAATTTGAATTGGTCTCCCTGTTAAGTTAATATCTAATGTTAAAATCCCATATATGAatttaatgaaaataaaaaacatatttgcttaggtttcccaaattaTCACCCAAATGAATCTGACTCGAAGAAAGTTTACTACTTAAATTAACACTAATGATCATAcgcaataaaagaaaatttaaaagaacatataaaaTACAGTACCTTTCTTTGCTTGGCCTGTGAGAGTGCAGACTCAAGTTGTCTTTCTAATTGTTGCAGTTCCTTCACACTCAATGGACCCAGGTCTTCACCAAGCAAATGTCTTTGCATAATATGACAAttatattgttaaaaaaaaaaatttacacgcACATTTCCGAAATGTAAAATGAAAATTATATGTTCACATTTATATATTaatgatatttaattaattttaaatagaaaTTAGTAGTATACAATATGATAGTTAATACAGGTTAACACTACTAaatcttattattttttaaaaaactagtaCCTTGCGGTTAGTATGTTCATTGCTATCAAAAGCTTAGCCAACAATAAGTTTTACCCTTGTAAAAATAGATCAATTggacatctaatttttttctccaattttcttatataactatcaatagttattaattttcatttattcatGTAAGTGTAAAAGAACATAAAACCTTTGTGAGCGTTGTAGGGATTCAAACTTTGCCTTCAACTTTGACATTTCTTGGTACCAATTCTACAAGCGTCAAAGATTTGATAAACAAAAATAAGACATTTTATTTTTGTACAAAGTCTATACAAATACATGAAGAAATACTTGATTATCTTGCAAGATATACATAAAGAGTGTTTAAACAAACTTTGTTAGTATGCAAATTGTTTTATGGTTTTAATGGACTGTGATAATTATTATCCAAAGAAATGACCCAAAGTAAGAATTAACTGTATATTACCTAATATTATTCAATAACTA
This region of Zingiber officinale cultivar Zhangliang chromosome 9A, Zo_v1.1, whole genome shotgun sequence genomic DNA includes:
- the LOC122021638 gene encoding agamous-like MADS-box protein MADS3, whose product is MGRGRVELKRIENKINRQVTFSKRRNGLLKKAYELSVLCDAEVALIVFSSRGKLYEFGSVGTSKTLERYQHCCYTSQNPNVANREAQAQNWYQEMSKLKAKFESLQRSQRHLLGEDLGPLSVKELQQLERQLESALSQAKQRKTQLMLDQMEELRKKERRLGEINKQLKEQLEAEGATYRAFQGPSWAATSDGATVDGNSFSLHPLQSHPNMDCEPTLHIGYHQFVPPESAMVRNQVEEERFMLGCWVP
- the LOC122021639 gene encoding mitochondrial import inner membrane translocase subunit Tim13-like; translation: MDPFSSPSSSGISSGQSVPSADVLMDQLKTQLAQAYAEEFFETVRSKCFTKCITKPGSSLSGSESSCIARCMERYIEATGIISRALFNANR